From a single Entelurus aequoreus isolate RoL-2023_Sb linkage group LG12, RoL_Eaeq_v1.1, whole genome shotgun sequence genomic region:
- the myf6 gene encoding myogenic factor 6, which produces MPPESHSSKHRPRCHNMMDLFETNAYLFNDLRYLEDADHGALQHLDMAGVSPLYNADDSPLSPGQDRVASETGEDSSGEEHVLAPPGLRSHCEGQCLVWACKVCKRKSAPTDRRKAATLRERRRLKKINEAFDVLKRKTVANPNQRLPKVEILRSAISYIERLQDLLHSLDEQEHALKAKELGVVGSTNHWKKSAESWAAEHSSARLFNQTEGTSESSASCSLLRLSSIVDSISGETGTAGGDVSEN; this is translated from the exons ATGCCACCGGAGTCCCACTCTAGCAAACACAGGCCACGTTGCCACAATATGATGGACCTTTTCGAGACCAACGCTTATCTTTTCAACGATCTGCGCTACCTGGAGGACGCCGATCATGGAGCGCTGCAGCACTTGGACATGGCGGGGGTGTCCCCGCTCTATAACGCCGACGACAGCCCGCTGTCACCAGGCCAAGATCGCGTGGCATCCGAGACGGGCGAGGACAGCAGCGGCGAGGAGCATGTCCTGGCGCCGCCGGGCCTGCGTTCCCACTGCGAGGGCCAGTGCCTCGTCTGGGCCTGCAAGGTGTGCAAGAGGAAGTCGGCGCCGACCGACCGCCGCAAGGCCGCCACGCTGCGGGAGCGGCGGCGGCTGAAGAAGATCAATGAGGCCTTCGACGTGCTCAAGAGGAAGACGGTGGCCAACCCCAACCAGAGGCTGCCCAAGGTGGAGATCCTGCGCAGCGCCATTAGCTACATCGAGAGGCTGCAGGATCTGCTGCACAGTCTGGACGAGCAGGAGCATGCACTCAAGGCTAAAGAACTCGGT GTGGTTGGTTCCACAAACCACTGGAAAAAGTCCGCAGAGTCCTGGGCCGCTGAGCATTCCAGCGCCAGATTGTTTAACCAAACCGAAG GGACCAGCGAGTCGTCGGCGTCCTGTAGCCTACTGCGTTTGTCCTCCATCGTAGACAGCATCAGCGGCGAGACAGGCACCGCCGGCGGGGACGTCTCCGAAAACTGA
- the myf5 gene encoding myogenic factor 5, producing the protein MDVFSPSQLYYDSACASSPDPLDFGGELAGSDEDEHVRVPGAPHQPGHCLQWACKACKRKSSFVDRRRAATMRERRRLKKVNHAFEALRRCTSANPSQRLPKVEILRNAIQYIESLQELLREQVENYYSLPGESGSEPGSPLSSCSDGMADSNSPVWHQMNYSGFPYTNNGSMLDKAAVGTSSLQCLSSIVERLSTPELVPRAVSSPACSNSQPCTPGSPGVGPVYHVL; encoded by the exons ATGGACGTCTTCTCGCCGTCGCAGCTCTACTACGACAGCGCCTGCGCTTCCTCCCCGGACCCCCTGGACTTCGGCGGCGAGCTGGCCGGCTCGGACGAGGACGAGCACGTCCGCGTCCCCGGCGCCCCGCACCAGCCGGGCCACTGCCTCCAGTGGGCCTGCAAGGCCTGCAAGCGCAAGTCCAGTTTCGTGGACCGCCGACGGGCCGCCACCATGCGGGAGCGGCGGCGCCTGAAGAAGGTCAACCACGCCTTCGAGGCCCTGCGCCGCTGCACCTCGGCCAACCCAAGCCAGCGCTTGCCCAAGGTGGAGATCCTGCGCAACGCCATCCAGTACATTGAAAGCCTGCAGGAGCTGCTGCGCGAGCAGGTGGAGAACTACTACAGCCTGCCAGGGGAGAGCGGATCGGAACCGGGGAGCCCGTTGTCCAGCTGCTCTGACGGCATG GCGGACAGCAACAGTCCAGTGTGGCATCAGATGAACTACAGCGGATTCCCTTACACTAACAACG GAAGTATGTTGGACAAAGCGGCGGTCGGCACGTCCAGCCTGCAGTGTCTCTCCAGCATCGTGGAGCGTCTGTCCACGCCGGAGCTCGTCCCTCGGGCCGTGTCGTCGCCCGCATGCTCAAACTCGCAGCCCTGCACGCCGGGCAGCCCCGGCGTCGGGCCCGTGTACCACGTCCTGTGA
- the lin7a gene encoding protein lin-7 homolog A isoform X1 — protein sequence MATVLQQPLSLDRDVARAIELLEKLQESGDVPGHKLQSLKKVLQSEFCTAIREVYQYMHETITVNGCPEYQARATAKATVAAFAASEGHSHPRVVELPKTEEGLGFNVMGGKEQNSPIYISRIIPGGVAERHGGLKRGDQLLSVNGVSVEGEHHEKAVELLKAAKDSVKLVVRYTPKVLEEMEARFEKLRTARRRQQQQLLMQQQQQQNLSSQQNHMSLFQNKQK from the exons ATGTTGCCCGAGCCATCGAGCTGCTGGAGAAGCTGCAGGAGTCGGGCGACGTTCCGGGTCACAAGCTGCAGTCTCTGAAGAAAGTGCTGCAGAGCGAGTTCTGCACAGCGATCAGAGAG GTGTACCAGTACATGCATGAAACCATCACCGTCAACGGCTGCCCAGAGTATCAGGCCAGAGCCACCGCCAAG GCCACGGTGGCCGCCTTCGCCGCCAGTGAGGGTCACTCTCACCCGCGGGTTGTGGAGCTTCCCAAGACGGAAGAAGGCCTGGGCTTCAACGTGATGGGCGGCAAGGAGCAAAACTCTCCCATCTACATCTCCCGCATCATCCCCGGCGGGGTGGCGGAGCGTCACGGCGGACTCAAACGGGGCGACCAGCTGCTGTCCGTCAACGGGGTG AGCGTGGAGGGCGAGCACCACGAGAAGGCGGTGGAGCTCCTGAAGGCGGCCAAGGACAGCGTCAAGCTGGTGGTCCGCTACACGCCGAAGGTGCTGGAGGAGATGGAGGCCCGCTTCGAGAAGCTGCGCACGGCCCGCCGGCGCCAGCAGCAGCAGCTTCtcatgcagcagcagcagcagcagaaccTGTCCAGTCAGCAGAACCACATGTC GTTGTTCCAGAACAAACAGAAGTGA
- the lin7a gene encoding protein lin-7 homolog A isoform X2 translates to MATVLQQPLSLDRDVARAIELLEKLQESGDVPGHKLQSLKKVLQSEFCTAIREVYQYMHETITVNGCPEYQARATAKATVAAFAASEGHSHPRVVELPKTEEGLGFNVMGGKEQNSPIYISRIIPGGVAERHGGLKRGDQLLSVNGVSVEGEHHEKAVELLKAAKDSVKLVVRYTPKVLEEMEARFEKLRTARRRQQQQLLMQQQQQQNLSSQQNHMS, encoded by the exons ATGTTGCCCGAGCCATCGAGCTGCTGGAGAAGCTGCAGGAGTCGGGCGACGTTCCGGGTCACAAGCTGCAGTCTCTGAAGAAAGTGCTGCAGAGCGAGTTCTGCACAGCGATCAGAGAG GTGTACCAGTACATGCATGAAACCATCACCGTCAACGGCTGCCCAGAGTATCAGGCCAGAGCCACCGCCAAG GCCACGGTGGCCGCCTTCGCCGCCAGTGAGGGTCACTCTCACCCGCGGGTTGTGGAGCTTCCCAAGACGGAAGAAGGCCTGGGCTTCAACGTGATGGGCGGCAAGGAGCAAAACTCTCCCATCTACATCTCCCGCATCATCCCCGGCGGGGTGGCGGAGCGTCACGGCGGACTCAAACGGGGCGACCAGCTGCTGTCCGTCAACGGGGTG AGCGTGGAGGGCGAGCACCACGAGAAGGCGGTGGAGCTCCTGAAGGCGGCCAAGGACAGCGTCAAGCTGGTGGTCCGCTACACGCCGAAGGTGCTGGAGGAGATGGAGGCCCGCTTCGAGAAGCTGCGCACGGCCCGCCGGCGCCAGCAGCAGCAGCTTCtcatgcagcagcagcagcagcagaaccTGTCCAGTCAGCAGAACCACATGTCGTAG